The Desulfobulbus propionicus DSM 2032 DNA segment GGCTATGGTGACGGGATCATGACAGCCCATCTGGTCAACCGTCGCCTCGACTCCTCCGGCTTGCCGGCCACCCTGTCCGCGTCGGTGATCGACGAGCTGTTGCGCCGCGAACTCGGCTTTGACGGAGTGGTGTTCAGCGACGATCTGCAGATGCGGGCGATCAGCAACGGCTGGAGCACGGCGGAGGCGGTACAGCGGGCGGTGCTCGCCGGGGTCGACGTGCTGGTGATCGGCAATAATCTCACCCCCCGGGACGACGCGTTCCGGGCGGGCGTCGACGCCATCGAGCAGTTGCTTGACAGCGGCCGGATCGATGGGCAACGTATCGAGCGGTCCCTGGCGCGTATCGCCCGATTCAAGGAACAACTCACAGGAAAACAACCATGGAACTCGACCGTCCCACCCACAGCCTGATGATCGGCTACATCGCCTGGTTGTTCGGCTTCATCGGCGCCCATCGCTTCTACTACGGCAAGCCGATCTCCGGCACGATCTACTTTTTCACCCTCGGCATCTTTTTCATCGGCTGGATCGTCGACCTCTTTCTCATTCCCAGCATGGACCGCGAGGCGGAAATCCGCTACATCCCCGGGCCGATCGACTACAATGTCGCCTGGTTGCTGCTGGTTTTTCTTGGCATGTTCGGCGTTCACCGCCTCTACATGGGCAAGGTCTGGACCGGTATTCTCTACATGCTGACCTTTGGTTTGTGCGGCCTAGGGTATATCTACGACATGTGGACCCTGAATGACCAGCTCACCCTGATCAACGGCCAATCCGGCGGCAATCGGACCCTACGCAGCGCCTGACGGCTCGCTCAGGCGGCCGGCCGGGTGAAAACCAGCTGTCGGTTCGTTGACAGGTCCGGGCGAAACCCATACCCGCCGCCGGTGAAGGCGGTGATCCCCTCCGGTCGGTCGATCCGCTGACGGATAAGGAAGGCAGCCATCATCCCCCGTGCCCGTTTAGCGTGAACAGCCATGATTTTCAGTTTGCCCGCCCCTTCCTCCTTGAACTGGATGTCAATCCAGGGCGCGCGCAGCCGGTTCTTGTCCACGGCCTTGGCGTATTCGTGCGAAGCCAGGTTGATCAGCAGGGGATGTGGTTCACGCGCCAACTGCCGGTTCAGTTC contains these protein-coding regions:
- a CDS encoding NINE protein; amino-acid sequence: MELDRPTHSLMIGYIAWLFGFIGAHRFYYGKPISGTIYFFTLGIFFIGWIVDLFLIPSMDREAEIRYIPGPIDYNVAWLLLVFLGMFGVHRLYMGKVWTGILYMLTFGLCGLGYIYDMWTLNDQLTLINGQSGGNRTLRSA